A window from Cryptomeria japonica chromosome 1, Sugi_1.0, whole genome shotgun sequence encodes these proteins:
- the LOC131035361 gene encoding exocyst complex component EXO70A1-like, whose product MPIEIEEIGENTVSTATYHAVKFIGENTVGTAKYHAERFAGVSDISGDELGILFKNGIPSSPMSPDTIRSSALAKSEDTLSALERVILKWDVKTESKMLLKSGPQEVSNYIDTIENLHQLMKQFSAHGRVSPDMNRAQRLMEISMARLQKEFHEVLSSYSEALDPDPWSFYSSTEDSISSSSRSSSSSSSTDRTYEFQMVPLGAMGNLRSIAQLMARTGYARECVRVFALTRKYVVEGSLYNLGVEKVRLNDIRKMKWEFLDEKIRKWIWAAKISIRVLFAREKRLCDAVFEGLVNMRDYCYIEIAQEPTARLFAFVEAVSATSREPERLFRVLDLYETLTDLMPDVEATYCQELCTSVNEQADTILARLGEVASGMLTEFEKAIEKEKSKAPIAGGTVHPLTRYVMNYLAFLCDYRETLVNITADAPGELRFALPDDFSVDDDVGAPAPLSIRLGWTVFLLVCKLETKSGLYKDGALSYMFLVNNIYYIVQKVKGSKLKYILGEEWLRKQCDKVRQYAESYEKAAWTKVLSFLTDDEIPSGGNYGGGVRYGEELKERLKGFNLAIEEARKRHSGWVVADVSLREKLRNSVSEKLIPAYTSFLARFRSRFESDMNIKYTPEEMQDLLLEIFKGNLTSINKMRSW is encoded by the coding sequence ATGCCAATCGAgattgaagaaataggtgaaaacaCAGTTAGTACCGCAACATATCATGCTGTTAAATTTATAGGAGAAAACACAGTTGGTACTGCAAAATATCATGCTGAAAGATTTGCGGGTGTCTCCGACATCAGTGGAGATGAGCTCGGAATCCTCTTTAAAAATGGCATCCCTTCATCTCCAATGAGCCCAGACACAATACGGAGTAGTGCTTTAGCGAAATCGGAGGACACTTTGTCTGCATTAGAGAGAGTGATTTTGAAATGGGACGTCAAGACTGAAAGCAAAATGCTTTTGAAAAGCGGCCCACAAGAAGTGAGTAATTACATAGACACTATCGAAAATCTCCATCAACTAATGAAACAGTTTTCTGCCCATGGGAGAGTCTCCCCGGATATGAACCGCGCGCAGAGGCTTATGGAGATATCGATGGCCCGTCTGCAGAAGGAATTTCACGAAGTTCTGTCATCTTACAGCGAGGCCCTCGATCCTGACCCGTGGTCGTTTTATTCGAGTACAGAGGACAGTATCAGTAGCAGCAGCCGCTCCAGCTCCAGCTCTTCGTCAACAGACAGAACCTACGAATTCCAAATGGTTCCGTTGGGCGCCATGGGGAATCTACGAAGTATAGCGCAGCTCATGGCGAGGACAGGGTACGCGAGAGAATGCGTTCGAGTCTTCGCTCTCACTAGAAAGTACGTGGTGGAAGGGAGTTTATACAATCTGGGTGTGGAGAAGGTGAGGTTGAATGACATTCGGAAAATGAAGTGGGAATTCCTGGATGAAAAGATCAGGAAATGGATCTGGGCCGCAAAAATCAGCATCCGGGTTCTGTTTGCGAGGGAGAAGAGGCTGTGCGATGCGGTCTTTGAAGGGCTGGTTAACATGAGGGACTATTGCTATATTGAAATTGCACAAGAACCCACAGCTAGGCTTTTCGCCTTCGTAGAAGCCGTGTCAGCCACGAGCCGGGAGCCTGAAAGATTATTCAGGGTGCTCGATCTCTACGAAACTCTCACCGATCTGATGCCGGACGTGGAGGCCACATATTGTCAGGAGCTTTGCACAAGCGTGAACGAACAGGCTGATACGATCCTGGCCCGGCTGGGTGAGGTTGCCAGTGGAATGTTGACAGAATTTGAGAAGGCtattgagaaggagaaatctaaggccCCCATTGCGGGTGGTACTGTTCATCCTCTCACCAGATACGTCATGAATTATCTGGCTTTTCTCTGCGATTACAGGGAAACTTTGGTAAACATTACTGCAGACGCGCCCGGAGAGCTGCGCTTCGCGCTGCCGGATGATTTCTCCGTGGACGATGATGTCGGCGCCCCCGCACCGCTGTCCATCCGCCTCGGATGGACCGTCTTCCTCCTCGTCTGCAAGCTCGAGACAAAATCAGGTCTGTACAAAGATGGGGCACTGTCGTATATGTTTCTGGTCAACAACATTTACTACATAGTGCAGAAAGTGAAGGGCTCTAAGCTCAAATATATACTGGGGGAGGAGTGGCTGAGAAAACAGTGTGATAAGGTGAGGCAGTACGCGGAGAGTTATGAGAAGGCCGCATGGACGAAAGTTTTATCGTTTCTAACAGATGATGAAATTCCTTCAGGAGGCAATTATGGCGGCGGAGTTCGGTATGGGGAGGAATTGAAGGAGAGATTGAAGGGATTTAATTTGGCGATAGAAGAGGCGAGGAAACGACATAGTGGGTGGGTGGTGGCTGACGTCAGCCTACGGGAGAAACTCAGGAATTCCGTATCGGAGAAGTTGATACCTGCCTACACTTCCTTTCTTGCCAGGTTTAGGAGCAGGTTTGAAAGCGATATGAACATCAAATACACGCCTGAGGAGATGCAAGACCTTCTGCTGGAGATTTTCAAAGGTAACTTGACGTCGATTAACAAAATGAGATCCTGGTGA